One region of Pogona vitticeps strain Pit_001003342236 chromosome 1, PviZW2.1, whole genome shotgun sequence genomic DNA includes:
- the LOC110091038 gene encoding cytochrome P450 2C29 — MEPLGTVTLFLGVCLSCLLLLAAVRNRTQGKGRRPPGPTPLPILGNILQLKTTFLSKALQQLSEKYGPVFTVHFGGDPAVVLHGYDAIKEALIERADEFAPRGRLPLFDKIDKGKGIAFSNGERWKVLRRFALTTLRNFGMGKKSIEERIQEEAQYLLEKLQDTKGKPFDPSFLLSCATSNVICSIVFSAHFDYHDEKFLTMMKLMNDNFWIISSPWGQLSNFFPSFMSLIPGPHHRMAKNNEKMKDFVNKAIKHNKDTLDPRAPRDFIDCFLIKMEQEKKNCASEFNTENLVTSVINLFVAGTETTSTTLRYGLLILQKYPEVEEKVHEEIDRVVGRARAPCVADRGQMPYTDAVIHEIQRFISLAALSLPHSVTKDTPFRQYVIPKGTTIIPVLISVLYDSKEFPNPTEFDPQHFLNKDGTFRKSDYFMPFSAGKRICAGEGLARMELFLFLVTILQHFKLKPLQDPKDIDITPLLSSSGNFPRPYRLCILPR; from the exons ATGGAGCCTCTGGGGACGGTCACCCTTTTCCTGGGAGTTTGTCtctcttgccttctcctcttggctgccGTGAGGAACAGGACGCAGGGCAAGGGAAGGCGGCCGCCGGGCCCAACGCCTTTGCCCATTTTGGGGAACATCTTGCAGCTGAAGACCACCTTCCTCAGTAAGGCTCTCCAACAG CTCAGTGAGAAGTACGGCCCCGTGTTCACCGTGCATTTCGGAGGGGACCCTGCCGTGGTTCTCCATGGCTACGACGCCATAAAAGAAGCACTGATTGAGCGCGCAGATGAGTTCGCACCCAGGGGACGCCTACCGTTGTTTGACAAAATCGACAAAGGGAAAG GGATTGCCTTCAGCAatggggaaagatggaaggtgCTCCGGCGCTTTGCCCTCACCACCCTCCGCAACTTTGGGATGGGGAAGAAGAGCATCGAGGAGAGGATCCAGGAGGAAGCCCAGTATCTCCTGGAAAAGCTCCAGGACACGAAAG GGAAGCCCTTTGACCCCAGCTTCCTGCTCAGCTGTGCTACATCCAATGTCATCTGCTCGATCGTCTTTAGTGCCCACTTTGATTACCATGATGAGAAATTTCTAACGATGATGAAATTGATGAACGACAACTTCTGGATTATTAGCTCTCCCTGGGGACAG CTCAGCAATTTCTTCCCATCTTTCATGAGCCTCATTCCTGGGCCTCACCACAGAATGgcaaaaaacaatgaaaaaatgaAAGATTTTGTTAACAAGGCAATTAAGCACAATAAAGATACACTTGATCCCAGGGCTCCACGGGACTTCATTGACTGCTTTCTTATTAAAATGGAGCAG gaaaaaaagaactgtGCATCAGAATTCAACACTGAAAACCTGGTGACCTCAGTAATTAATTTGTTTGTAGCTGGAACAGAAACAACCAGCACGACCCTCAGATACGGGCTCTTGATTCTCCAGAAATACCCGGAGGTAGAAG AGAAAGTGCATGAAGAGATTGACCGCGTGGTCGGCCGAGCCAGGGCACCGTGCGTAGCTGACCGTGGGCAGATGCCTTACACAGACGCCGTCATCCACGAAATCCAGAGGTTCATCTCTCTCGCCGCACTGAGTCTCCCCCACTCAGTGACCAAAGACACCCCCTTCCGACAATACGTCATCCCAAAG GGCACCACAATCATCCCTGTCCTCATCTCTGTGTTGTATGACAGCAAAGAATTTCCAAACCCCACAGAATTTGACCCACAGCATTTCTTGAACAAAGACGGGACTTTCAGGAAGAGTGACTACTTCATGCCCTTCTCGGCAG GTAAACGGATCTGCGCAGGGGAGGGCCTCGCCCGCATGGAGCTTTTCCTCTTTTTGGTcaccatcctgcagcacttcaaACTGAAGCCCCTCCAGGATCCCAAGGACATTGACATCACCCCTCTCCTGAGCAGTTCTGGCAACTTCCCTCGGCcttatcggctctgcattctcccTCGCTGA
- the LOC110071381 gene encoding cytochrome P450 2C18-like — MEPLGTVTLFLGVCLSCLLLLAAVRSRTQGKGRLPPGPTPLPLVGNILQLKTNFLSKALQQLSEKYGPVFTVHFGRSPVVVLHGYDVIKEALIDHADDFAPRGSLPFFDKINKGEGIIFSNGERWKLLRRFALTTLRNFGMGKKSIEERIQEEAQYLLEKLRDTKGKPFDPTFLLSCATSNVICSIVFGAHFDYDDERFLALLDKFNDNFKIASSPWGQMANILPSFMDLIPGPHQRVSKNAEKLKEFVSKVVKQHKETLDPSATRDFIDCFLIRMEQEKKNGASEFTPENLVASVINLFVAGTETTSTTLRYGLLILQKYPEVEEKVHEEIDRVVGRARAPCIADRGQMPYTDAVIHEIQRFISLVPLSLPHSVAKDTPFRQYVIPKGTTIFPVLTSVLYDSKEFPNPTEFDPQHFLNKDGTFRKSDHFMPFSAGKRICAGEGLARMELFLFLTTILQHFKLKPLQDPKDIDISPLMSSTGNFPRPYQLSVLPR; from the exons ATGGAGCCTCTGGGGACGGTCACCCTTTTCCTGGGAGTTTGTCtctcttgccttctcctcttggccGCCGTGAGGAGCAGGACGCAGGGCAAGGGAAGGCTGCCGCCGGGCCCAACGCCTTTGCCCCTTGTGGGGAACATCTTGCAGCTGAAGACCAACTTCCTCAGTAAGGCTCTCCAACAG CTCAGTGAGAAATACGGCCCCGTGTTCACCGTGCATTTCGGGCGCTCACCTGTCGTGGTTCTCCATGGCTACGATGTCATAAAAGAAGCTCTGATTGACCATGCAGATGATTTTGCACCAAGAGGAAGCCTACCGTTTTTTGACAAAATCAACAAAGGGGAAG GGATTATCTTCAGCAATGGGGAAAGATGGAAGCTGCTCCGGCGCTTTGCCCTCACCACCCTGCGCAACTTTGGGATGGGGAAGAAGAGCATCGAGGAGAGGATCCAGGAGGAAGCCCAGTATCTGCTGGAAAAGCTCCGGGACACGAAAG ggaaGCCCTTCGACCCCACCTTCCTGCTCAGCTGTGCTACGTCCAACGTCATCTGCTCCATCGTCTTTGGTGCCCACTTTGATTACGACGACGAGAGGTTTCTAGCCCTCTTGGACAAATTCAATGACAACTTCAAGATTGCAAGCTCTCCTTGGGGACAG ATGGCCAACATCCTCCCATCTTTCATGGACCTCATTCCTGGGCCTCACCAGAGAGTaagcaaaaatgctgaaaaattAAAAGAGTTTGTTTCCAAAGTGGTGAAACAGCACAAGGAGACTCTGGATCCGAGTGCCACCCGGGATTTTATCGACTGCTTCCTTATTAGAATGGAGCAG gaaaaaaagaacggTGCGTCAGAGTTCACCCCTGAAAACCTGGTGGCCTCAGTAATTAATTTGTTTGTAGCTGGAACAGAAACAACCAGCACGACCCTCAGATACGGGCTCCTGATTCTCCAGAAATACCCAGAGGTAGAAG AGAAAGTGCATGAAGAGATTGACCGTGTGGTCGGCCGAGCCAGGGCGCCGTGCATTGCTGACCGTGGGCAGATGCCTTACACGGACGCCGTCATCCACGAAATCCAGAGGTTCATCTCTCTCGTCCCACTGAGTCTCCCCCACTCCGTGGCCAAAGACACCCCTTTCCGACAATACGTCATCCCAAAG gGCACCACCATCTTCCCTGTCCTGACGTCTGTGCTGTACGACAGCAAAGAGTTTCCAAACCCCACAGAATTTGACCCACAGCATTTCTTGAACAAAGACGGGACCTTCAGGAAGAGTGACCACTTCATGCCCTTCTCGGCAG GTAAACGGATCTGCGCAGGGGAGGGCCTCGCCCGCATGGAGCTTTTCCTCTTCCTGACcaccatcctgcagcacttcaaACTGAAGCCCCTCCAGGATCCCAAGGACATCGACATCTCTCCTCTCATGAGCAGCACCGGCAACTTCCCTCGGCCTTATCAGCTCTCCGTTCTCCCtcgctga